A segment of the Panacibacter ginsenosidivorans genome:
TAAATATTTTTATTGATGCCGTCCATTTGTATAATGTTCCATGTCATATCCCACAAAACAGTACACCATATTTCGCCAATGACATGCACTTCGCTGCCGGTGGCAGCCATATCAGCATAGGTCCATGGATCAATATTCATATCAGTTGAATAGGGGTACGTGCGTATACCACCACCTGTTGTTGAAGAACCTATTACATAATTACCTATCGGTCTTTTATTAGGCCCATCGTTTACGGTAGCAGTATGCCAATCTGTGGTTACCATTAATGCCAGATAATCACTCCATCCTTCACCCATCTGTTCCACATTTTGCAGACAGGTAGAATTAGAAGGGCCACCAGTTAACCTGGTAGAAATGCCATGTGTGTATTCATGTGCAACAACACCGTTGTCAAGATCTCCGTCAATTTTAGGTGAACCGCTCCACAAATACATTTGCATCCTTGGATTAGAACCATCATCGGGCGTACTGAAATCTGCATTATTAAGCGCCCTTCCATCCTGTGCGTCTGCCAGCACATAATCTCCATCTGTACCACCCCGGCCCAGGTTATTTGCCTGGAAGTTGCCAGATAATTCATCAAAGCCATACTGGTATGAAATATCATGCATAATATTATTCCAGTAAAAAAGATTGGTGATAGCAAAATTGCGATTGACTGTAATAGTGGGTTGTTGTGTATAATCCGGCGGGTAATCAAAAGTAAGATCAGGAATAGCCGTAGTAGAAATGGCTCTTTTACCATTGCCATTATTGGCATTACTATCTTCCTGTGCAAGCACATTATTGCCCCGCGTATAATCATAAGTGGTAGTGCCATCATCATTCCACTTTAGGCTGGTTGCATTGTTACCCGTGCCTGCTAATTCCCATGGATTAGAAACCAACGCAGCCGTACCACCTGTATGAATAGGGCTTTCGGCAGGAAATGGAATAACCCGGTATTCAGCAGAATTAATAGCATTTAAGCCAAATGTTTCTGTTGATACTGATGATGCATTATTTACTATATCATCATCAGCAGCTAAAGTTTTATTTTCCCCATTGCCCCATGTGCAGTTTATATTCAGGTTCATCTTACCAAGCACGTTTCCTTTAGAGGCATCTACCTGTACCAGCCAGTGGTCGGCAACCCCTTTGGGCTGCACTTCTACCTGCCAGCTTAATATAGCATTGTTGGATTTGTTGCCCGTAACCCATATTAATTTTGATCTCACCGGAACAGAAGAAATACCAAGATCGCCGAACGCCACAACCTTTTTATCATTCATCGTTTTCAAGGCAACAATAAAAGCAGGTACCGTAAGATTTAAATGTTTTGCCATAGCCCGCACAGCGTTCTCAGGGGTTACCGCAGCAATAGCATTTTTTACATTTGCTTTCAATTCCATTCCGTCAATGCGTTTGCCGGCAACACTCACCACCTGGCTGTTTTGTATGGCTACAATTTGTATGGCGTTCAATACATCAATACCCTTATAAGTTTGTTGCAGGTAATAAATAGTTGCACCACTTAGCTTATCTGTATAGGCATCAGCTATCCTGTAATTATTAAGATCGTTATCGCTGAGGCCGATGCTGGCCGCATTTTGTTTAATTACATCAGTTGCTTTTAACAGGTCTGTTTGCTGGGCAAAGAGTTGTGCAGAGCAGATCAATACAAACAAAAAAACACAGGCAAATTTTCTTGTAATTTGTGTAGGTAATGTCATAAGTATATTTTTCATAAACAGTCAGAAAGCAATGTAAGTAAAAATATTTAGTGCGGCCAAAAAGAAACGGCAAATGATAGCAATAAAAAGATGAAACTCATTTTATAAACCCTGTTGTAGAATCTTATAGCATTGTTTGTTGCGTTGCACACTTCAACTTTTTTTTAACTCTTTGACCGATGGTGTGTAAATAGTATCTGCCCTCAATAAAATCTTTCTTATCTTTTGCCACCGAACCGTGAAAATACCTAAACAAATTTTGACCTGTAGTTCATCCTGTAAACGATTGCTTTGGTTGTTCTTCGGAAAATTATAGTTGCTGACCGATGATATGCTGATAAAGTGCTTGCGACGCAAAAGGCGATGCCATAGCATGCTGCGGCTGGTATAAAACCATTATTGCAGCATTTGCAAATGCAAATAAGTTAGGTGATTTTTAAATATTTATTTCAACAGGTTCTATATAATATCATTATGAAAACAAAATCAATCCGGGGAAATTCAGCAGAAGAAATTAGGACAGCTTTGGCGCAAAGCATGACCGATGGTTTTAAACCAACCTTAGCTATTACATTTCTTTCTGTAAAACAAGATCGTGAAGAACTGTGTAAAACTTTAGATGATGCAGGCATTGCCATTTATGGCGTAACGTCCAATGGAGAGTTTACCGGAGAAGGGATAACCGCAGGCGAGATAGCTATTATGTTGCTTGATATTAACCCCACACACTTCAGCATTTTCTTTGAAGAATTTTCTGAAAAAAATTACAGGCAAACCACGCAGTACATTGCCAGGAAAGCATTGGAAACATTTGCGCATCCGTGTTTCCTTATTGCTGGCAGTAACCTCAACACCGATGCAGAAGAATTGCTGCATGGCTTTGAAGACATTTTTGGAAAACAGGTAAATGTATATGGCGGCATGGCGGGAGATGATATGATGTTTAAAGAGCAATTTGTTTTCACCAATGACAAATCCAGTAACAATGGCATGGTAGCAATTGCCCTTGATGAAGACAAAATAAGTATAAAAGGAAAGGCTACGCATGGCTGGAATGCAGTGGGCACAGAAAAAACCGTCACAAAAAGTACCGGCAATCATGTTTATACGATTGATGATACCCCGGTATTAGACCTTGTAATAAAATATGGAGGCCTTAAAAATGTAACACCTGAAAACTTTGCAATAGAACATTCTATCGCATTGCCATTACAATTGCAGCGGGAAAGCGGAGACCCTGTGATAAGAGCTGGTCTGGTAGTAGATTGGAATGACCGTTCATATTACTGCAGTGGCGCGATGCCACAAGGTTCTAAAGTCCGGTTCTCGATACCCCCTGATTTTGATGTGATAGAAAAAGTGATCAGTGGGTGCGAAGATCTGAAAGCAACTGAAATGCCGGAAGCAGATGCCCTGCTCTTGTTTAGCTGTGCAGGCAGGCTTCTTTCTTTGGGGCCTTTGATCAGCGAAGAAATAGAAGGTGTAAGAAAAGTGTGGGATGTACCTATGGCAGGCATGTTCAGCAATGCAGAACTGGCAAGAGCCACCAACGGAAATTTAGAGATGCATGGGTTAACTGCCTGCGCAGTTGTATTGAAAGAAAAATAATTTTTATGGGCCGGGCTGTAGTAATATTATTCAGCATCGTTGCGTCGCACACTTGTACTTTTTCAATCGTAGCATCATTGTGAAGAACAAAGCAAAGACATTGTACGCTGAGTGTACTGTGGCAATCTGCTGAATAATGGTAATAAATAAAAGATTGAACAGCCTGGCCACACACAAGCTATGCAGGAGTTTCGCAATGACCAATAAAGAACAAAATGTACAAGAGTGCGACGCAAGAAAAGTATCATACCAGTAATTCAGCCAGGCTCAAAAAAATATTTAAAGAAACAGTTAATAAAATTTTTTATATAATACCCATAACAAATAAATGAACCCGCATCTTCAAACCATAATAGATTTTATTCAGCATGCAGAGCATTTGAGTGACGAAGAAAAAAATGCTTTATTGAAAGATGCAAAAGCTGCTGATAAAGAATTAGAGATAACTGCATTCAAACTCGAACGCACAGAAAAAGTAAAACATACTACTGCCATTTTACTGGAAGAAACGATTGAAGAACTCGAGCAAAAAAGAAAAGCGGTTGAAGCGCAAAACAAAGAACTGGAAATAGAAGCAGCATTGGAAAAAGTGCGTAGCCGTTCTCTCGCCATACATAAAAGTGATGAGTTGAAAGAAGTGGTCACTGTTCTATTTGAAAAATTAAAAGAATTGCAAATCCCTGTTACGTCAGCAGGCATCACCATATTTCTTGAAGGTTCAAAAGACATGAACATTTACGTTTGCGGTCAGAATGATGATGGTTTAGTTATAAGTAACTATCGGCTTCCTTACTTTAATCATCCAATCTGCAATGACTTTCATACTGCCAGGGAAAAGCACCTCGATTTTTTTGTTGGCAATTATTCTAAAGATGAAAAGAATAGTTTTTATGAGTACGTGTTAGAATTTTCTTCTTTAAAGGATTTACCAAATGATATAAAGGAGATGATTTTTCAAAGCCCGAAATATTCTATTTCGATGGCTACGGTTAATAATTCAATGATTGTAATAAATGATTTTGAAGGAAAGCTTTTATCTGAAAATGAAACAGACATCATCAAAAGATTTGCAAGAGTTTTTGAACAAGCACACACCCGTTTCCTCGATCTGCAAAGAGCAGAAGCACAGTCAAGAGAAGCAGAAATACAGTTGGCATTGGAAAGAGTAAGAGCCAGAGCAATGGCTATGCAAAAATCTGATGAGTTAAAGGAATTAATAGGAACTGTATTCATTGAATTGACAAAACTCGATTTAGTACTCACCCGTTGCCTCATTATGATCTATGATATTACAACAAATGGTTCAACATGGTGGATGGCTAATTCTGAAGCACCATCTGATCCCATCGGTTTGTTTGTAAAATATCATGAGCATACTCCTTACCTGGCATATATCAACGCATGGAAAGAAAGAAATTTAAAATGGCAATACACACTGGAGGGAACAAATAAAAAGGAATGGGATGATTTTTTATTTGATGAAACAGAATTATCGTTGCTGCCAGATTTTGTGATTGAAGGAATGAAAGCACCTGACCGTGTATATTTAAACGCATCGTTTAATAGTTTTGGTAATTTAACACTTGCAAGCCTTGAATCACTCTCTGATGAACACTTTAATATCTTACTCCGCTTTGCAAAAGTGTTTGATCTCACCTATACACGTTTCAATGATTTAAAACAAGCTGAAGCACAGGCAAGGGAAGCAAAGATTGAAGCTGCATTGGAAAGAGTCCGAAGCAAAACCATGGCTATGCATAACAGCGAGGATGTGACCTCGGCAACGGAAACCATGTTTGACGAACTTAAAAAACTTGGGATCGATAATCTTCGATGTGGTATAGCCAATATTTATCATAACAAGACTTTTGATGTATTTGGAGTAACAAATTTGGCTGGCGGCAACAAAATGAGTGGATTCGGTTTGTTTGGTATGAATGAACATCCCATTTGGCAACGCTGGTTTGAAAGCTGGAAAAACAAAGAAGAAGTTTTCATTGCTTACATAGCCGGGCAAGAGAAAGAAGAATACTTCAATAATATCAATAATCATCCTGATTATTTGCCTCAACAGATCGTTAATTTCCCTGACAATTTTTTTCAAGCTTATTATTTTGAGGAAGGGGCTGTATGGACTTATTCATTGTTAGAGCATAGTGACCCGGAAAAAGATATCATGAAACGATTTGCAACGGGTTTCTCACTCACATTTCGCAGGTACCAGGATTTAAAAAAAGCAGAAGCACAGGCAAGAGAAGCCACTATTGAAGCTGCACTCGAGAAAGTTCGCGGTAAAGCAATGGCCATGCATAACAGTAATGATCTCTCAGTTGCTGCAAGCATGGTGTTTACAGAATTAAGAAAATTAGATATCAATCCGATTCGCTGTGGTGTTGGTTTACTGCATAAGGAATCTTATAAGGCACAACTGTATTCTGCAACTTCTTCTGCAGATGGAGATCACCTTTCACTGGTCGGCTGGGTACAATTAGAAAAACATCCCGTATTAGAAAAGATATATGATTCATGGCTTCAGCAATATGATTACTTTCCAGAATTGCAGGGCGAAGGATTAAGACGATATTACCAGTTGTTGTTGACCGGATTGAATGTGGCTGTTCCCGACACTTCTGATAATCAAAAACAATACGGTCATTTTCTTCCTTTCTCCGTTGGTTGTTTATATGCATGGTCAGGCACTCCGTATAATGAAACAGAAATAAAAATACTAAAACGTTTTGCTTCCATTATTGATCTTACATTCAGGCGTTACATTGAATTACAGAAATCAGAAGCAAACGCAAAAGAAGCGATAAAACAAGCAGCACTTGATCGCATACGTGCAGATATTGCATCTATGCGCACTGTGAGTGACCTGGATCGAATTACTCCGTTAATTTGGAATGAGCTTACCATACTCAATATTCCTTTCATACGCTGTGGTGTTTTTATCATGGATGATGTTCAACAACTCATTCATACATTTCTTTCAACACCAGATGGAAAAGCGATCGCTGCATTTCATCTGCCATATGACACGCCGGGCAATTTTACTGAAGTGATAACCCGATGGCACAATAAACAAATCTATGTCGACCATTGGAGTGAGGCTGAATTTATAAGTATAGCCGAGATATTAGTAAAGCAAGGTGCTATCGCAACAAAGGAGCAATATCTTAATACATTGCCAGGTGATGGTTTTTATTTGCACTTCCTTCCATTTTTGCAAGGCATGCTATATGTCGGCAATACAACTCAATTAGGTGAACAAGAAATAAAATTAATTCAATCTGTTGCTGACGCATTCTCCACGGCATATGCACGGTATGAAGACTTTAATAAATTAGAATCAGCCAAACAACAAATTGAAAAAACATTGGTTGATCTTAAACAAACACAGGCGCAACTGGTGCAATCAGAAAAAATGGCTTCGCTTGGAGAACTTACTGCAGGTATTGCGCATGAGATACAAAACCCGTTAAACTTCGTGAATAATTTTTCTGAAGTAAGTAATGAATTGGTTGATGAAATGAATGATGAATTAGATAAAGGAGATATTGACGAAGCAAAAGCAATTGCGGAAGACATCAAACAAAATCTTGAAAAAATAAATCATCATGGCAAGCGTGCAGATGCTATTGTAAAAGGCATGTTGCAACATTCACGCACAAGCAGCGGACAAAAAGAATTGACAGAAATTAATGCATTGTGCGATGAATATTTAAGATTGAGTTATCATGGACTTCGTGCAAAAGATAAAAATTTCAACGCCGATTTTAAAACCGATTTTGATGAAAGTATTGGTAAGACAAATATCATTCCGCAGGATATTGGAAGAGTTATTTTTAATTTGATCAACAATGCATTTTATGCAGTGAATGAAAAGAGAAAGTTGTTAACTAATAACTATCAGCCGATAATCAAAGTAAAAACACGAAACCTGAATCACAGGATCGAAATAATAGTTGAAGATAACGGCAATGGCATTCCACAAAATATAGTCGACAAAATCTTTCAGCCATTTTTTACTACTAAACCAACAGGACAAGGAACCGGTCTGGGATTGAGTTTGAGCTATGATATTATAAAAGCACATGGAGGAGAAATAAAGGTGGAGTGTAAAGAAAGAGAAGGAACTGAATTTATAATTGTGTTGCCGGCTTAAGAATAATTATGAAGCTTTCGTTGCGTCGCACTCTTCAACGATTAGCTCATTATTGAACAGAACGTACAAGTGAGTGACACAACGATGATGAGTAAAGAGCTTTAGTTTGTAACAAAAAAAACATAAAGGCAAAACCTGTTTGTTTTTACTATTTTAACGCTTTAATCCTTTCAAATCATTTTCATGATTACTACCTACAAAAAAGTATTCTTGTTCTTTTGTTTCCTGTTTTTCGTAACCATCCATTGCCTTGCGCAGGACAGTTGCTACAACTGTAAATTAGATTCGCTGGAAGTTGCACTAAAAACTGCAAAAACAATTGACAAAAAAATTGAGTTAATCACACTGCTGGCTGATCTCAAGCTGAATTCTTTTGGTTCCGGAGCAGATTCTACAGTATTTCAATATATAGAAGCACTTATAGAATTTAGCAAGTCTCAAAAAATAAAAGACATTGATTCATATAAGGTCTTGCTGGAAGGGCTTCATTTCTACACAAAAAAAGATTTTTTAAATGCGCAGACTGCTTTTATAAAATCGGTTGAATTGTTTGATAAAACACATAAGCAAATTGTTTCGCTGCTTACAGTTTTGCGTTTAACTTACAATGCACTGGGCAACCAGGAAGATCGGTATAAACTTTATACTGATAAACTACAATATTATTTAGTGAATGGTCCTGCCGGAAATGTTGCGGCATGTTACCACAGCCTGGCTGGTTATTACCTGTATAAAGCCGATTACAACCTTGCTATTTCTGACTACCTGAAGGCTTCAGACATGTATAAAGACTTTAATGAACGAGCCTCCAGAAATATATTAAATGTAGTGGCAAATACTTATAAGGACTGGGGTAATTATGAAAAAGCTACAACATATTTCAACACAATTGTTCCCAAGGCTAAATTAGCAAACGACAGTACCGGTATTATTTTCATGTATATTAACCTTTCTTCCATGAATCGCCTGCAAAGCAACTATGCGCAATCATTGGTCTTTGCTGATAGTGCATTGCTATATGACTCACATAAAATAACAGGTTATACAGCAGAAGCGTATGTAGAAAAAGCCGGGGCATTAACGGGTCTGAATCGATTAGATGAAGCATTGCATTATCTTGATCTTGCAAAAAAGGTGGTTGATTCATTTCACCTGAAAATATTCGCCGCATACGGATCGCTGGAAAGTGATTATGGGTATTATCAATATTATTTAGCCCTAGAAAAATATGATGTTGCTGTTACTTACCTTTTGGAAGCATATAAAAAATCTGTAGAAGAAAAATCTAACAGGTTGCAATTAAAGTATCTGAAAGAATTGTCTATATTTTATGGATTACATAACCAGCCAGCACTTGCATTTAACTACACAAAAAAGTTTTATGATCTCACAGATTCCTTAGACAGTGAAAACAGCGCATTTAAAATTGCTCAATACGAGAATGAAAAAAAGGAATTACAACAAAATGATAGCCTTAATGTATTAAAGCAGCAAGGCGCCATACAGGCTGCTGTTATCAAAAAAAATAATGCAATGTTGTGGGGCTCATTGATCGCCATCATACTCATAAGCGGGTCATTATTCTTTGTGTACAGGCAATATCATTTAAATAAAAAGACCTTGCTTTCTCTGCGTAAAACACAAAGGCAATTAATTATTGCTGAAAAGATGGCTTCACTTGGAGAGCTTACCGCAGGCATTGCACATGAGATACAGAATCCGTTAAACTTTGTGAATAATTTCTCTGAGGTAAATACAGAGTTGATTGAAGATTTAAAAAGTGAAAGATCAAAACAGAAAAGTGAAAGGGATGAACAACTGGAAGATGAGCTGTTAAATGATATTGCAGAAAATGAAAATAAGATCACGCATCATGGCAAGCGTGCAGATGCAATTGTAAAAGGCATGCTGCAACACAGCCGTAGCGGTAGTGGTGCAAAAGAACAAACAAATATCAATGCTTTGGCAGATGAATATTTTCGCCTGAGTTATCATGGCCTGCGTGCAAAAGACAATTTATTTAATGCCGCTATGAAAACAGATTTTGATGAAACGATCGGCGACATCAATATTATTCCGCAGGATATTGGGAGAGTTTTGTTGAATCTGTATAACAACGCTTTTTATGCCGTGAATGACAAGAAAAAACAAGCTGGTAATAATTTCGGGCCGATCGTTTCAGTAAGTACAAAAAAACTTGGTGATAAAGTTGAAATAAAAGTAAGCGATAATGGCAATGGTATTCCTCAAAAAATAGTTGATAAGATTTTTCAGCCATTCTTTACAACAAAACCTACAGGGCAGGGAACAGGATTAGG
Coding sequences within it:
- a CDS encoding tetratricopeptide repeat-containing sensor histidine kinase produces the protein MITTYKKVFLFFCFLFFVTIHCLAQDSCYNCKLDSLEVALKTAKTIDKKIELITLLADLKLNSFGSGADSTVFQYIEALIEFSKSQKIKDIDSYKVLLEGLHFYTKKDFLNAQTAFIKSVELFDKTHKQIVSLLTVLRLTYNALGNQEDRYKLYTDKLQYYLVNGPAGNVAACYHSLAGYYLYKADYNLAISDYLKASDMYKDFNERASRNILNVVANTYKDWGNYEKATTYFNTIVPKAKLANDSTGIIFMYINLSSMNRLQSNYAQSLVFADSALLYDSHKITGYTAEAYVEKAGALTGLNRLDEALHYLDLAKKVVDSFHLKIFAAYGSLESDYGYYQYYLALEKYDVAVTYLLEAYKKSVEEKSNRLQLKYLKELSIFYGLHNQPALAFNYTKKFYDLTDSLDSENSAFKIAQYENEKKELQQNDSLNVLKQQGAIQAAVIKKNNAMLWGSLIAIILISGSLFFVYRQYHLNKKTLLSLRKTQRQLIIAEKMASLGELTAGIAHEIQNPLNFVNNFSEVNTELIEDLKSERSKQKSERDEQLEDELLNDIAENENKITHHGKRADAIVKGMLQHSRSGSGAKEQTNINALADEYFRLSYHGLRAKDNLFNAAMKTDFDETIGDINIIPQDIGRVLLNLYNNAFYAVNDKKKQAGNNFGPIVSVSTKKLGDKVEIKVSDNGNGIPQKIVDKIFQPFFTTKPTGQGTGLGLSLSYDIIKAHGGEIKVGSKEGEGTTFTIQLTAN
- a CDS encoding FIST signal transduction protein codes for the protein MKTKSIRGNSAEEIRTALAQSMTDGFKPTLAITFLSVKQDREELCKTLDDAGIAIYGVTSNGEFTGEGITAGEIAIMLLDINPTHFSIFFEEFSEKNYRQTTQYIARKALETFAHPCFLIAGSNLNTDAEELLHGFEDIFGKQVNVYGGMAGDDMMFKEQFVFTNDKSSNNGMVAIALDEDKISIKGKATHGWNAVGTEKTVTKSTGNHVYTIDDTPVLDLVIKYGGLKNVTPENFAIEHSIALPLQLQRESGDPVIRAGLVVDWNDRSYYCSGAMPQGSKVRFSIPPDFDVIEKVISGCEDLKATEMPEADALLLFSCAGRLLSLGPLISEEIEGVRKVWDVPMAGMFSNAELARATNGNLEMHGLTACAVVLKEK
- a CDS encoding M36 family metallopeptidase, whose amino-acid sequence is MTLPTQITRKFACVFLFVLICSAQLFAQQTDLLKATDVIKQNAASIGLSDNDLNNYRIADAYTDKLSGATIYYLQQTYKGIDVLNAIQIVAIQNSQVVSVAGKRIDGMELKANVKNAIAAVTPENAVRAMAKHLNLTVPAFIVALKTMNDKKVVAFGDLGISSVPVRSKLIWVTGNKSNNAILSWQVEVQPKGVADHWLVQVDASKGNVLGKMNLNINCTWGNGENKTLAADDDIVNNASSVSTETFGLNAINSAEYRVIPFPAESPIHTGGTAALVSNPWELAGTGNNATSLKWNDDGTTTYDYTRGNNVLAQEDSNANNGNGKRAISTTAIPDLTFDYPPDYTQQPTITVNRNFAITNLFYWNNIMHDISYQYGFDELSGNFQANNLGRGGTDGDYVLADAQDGRALNNADFSTPDDGSNPRMQMYLWSGSPKIDGDLDNGVVAHEYTHGISTRLTGGPSNSTCLQNVEQMGEGWSDYLALMVTTDWHTATVNDGPNKRPIGNYVIGSSTTGGGIRTYPYSTDMNIDPWTYADMAATGSEVHVIGEIWCTVLWDMTWNIIQMDGINKNIYDANATGGNSAALKLVMEGMKLQSCSPGFIDGRDAILKADTLLYGGKYSCAIWSAFRKRGMGYYALQRSNDIAGDEKADFDSVILVKTANKDSFVQQETITYTFKVNTVPCISLSNYKIVDTLPSNVTYVSSSSGVYNAGNRTVTFSNINLAANSSVTYTIKVTVNNGSYTAPVQHINETFAGNTIPSGWTVYNFKSNPWTVSTAESHSAPYALFAADISSTSLTRFSTSTAFPLTNNSTLTFWHYYNTESGWDGGRVEISTNNGVTYSDLSKYMIQNGYQNSIYDSIIKTFRPAFSGNSNGFIRTVINLTSFAGKSAKFRFVFTSDEAVGVEGWYIDDITLTSESGIQNLGQFFNSNNLLATSSTAYSTIKEGTLPLTWGEFTAVKNGNTSLLKWQTLQEYNTANFIIERSTDGVNFHQLATVAAAGSSSIARTYQLTDQLPLNGKDFYRIKQVDKDGKFTYSPVRSLEFLLNQIINITPNPAHDKIAVTISGNDKALKVSIIDATGKQVKSFNMQGQYLQLSLPGIAPGIYYIRIAGDGINSTHKLIVQ